The DNA sequence TGCGAATCCTTCCTGAGAGAGATGGCTGATGATATTGGATTTTTCTTCAATTAACTGTTTAACATTCTTAAAAAATTCCAGATGCACCGGTCCGAGTGTTCCAATCGCAGTGATAATTCCAACTTTGCACGGCGCCATTCCAACCAGATATTTGATATCCCCCGGATGATCAGCACCCATTTCTAAGATAAGTTTTTCCGGATAATTCTTATCTTTAAAAATAATTAATCCGAAAGCTTTAAAAAATATCGCCAGCCAGCTGAAAATATTCTTATTGCCCGACTCGGAACCGATAATGGTGAGCGGAACACCTATTTCATTATTATAATTCTTTACATTTTTGCGCACCCTGAATTTTTTCTCCAGCACGGCAAAAACAGCGTCTTTAGCGGAAGTTTTACCGACACTGCCCGTAATACCAATAACTTCCGGATTGTATTTCTTCAGGATTAACTTGGCTAAATATCTTAATTTAATCTCCAGAATCTTCCTCATTGTTTTATGCAATTACAAATTATCAATCCTATACCCTAACCCCTAATCCCTAAACCCTATAATTACTGTACCTCATCAGGAGGGATTTGATAATAGTCAACTAAAAATTTCATAATCTCGCCGAAAAGCGGGACGGCGGTTGATTCCGCCCAAGCAACACCTTTCGGGTCATTGATTTTGGTCAGTACCACAAATTTTGGATCATCTACCGGCGTGAATCCGACAAAAGTATCATTGTGACGACTTACGTCATAACCAGCTCCGTCAGTTCTTGCAATTTGCGCTGTTCCTGTTTTACCGCCGATGAAGTAGCCTTTGATCTGGGCACGGGCGGCGTGACCTTTATTTACCACACTCACCAGCATCGCCCGTAAAGTCCTGGATGTTTCCGCGGAAATAACCTGTCGTATGAACTCCGGTTCTGTTTTAACTTCAAATCCATTTTCTTTGATCACTTTTTCTACTACATAAGGTTTCATCAATTTCCCGCCATTAACAGCAGCGGCATATGCGGAGATTAGTTGAATCGGTGTAACCGTAATTCCCTGGCCGTATGATGCGGTCGCAGAATATATATCACCTAATTTTGATAGTGAACTGATATCTCCCGGATTCTCGCCATCTAGTTCGATACCGGTTTTTTCTCCGAAACCGAAATCTTGCACATACTGATAGAATGCTTCATTACCGATTTGCTGGACAGAATATATTGCCCCGGTGTTCAGAGATAATTCGAGCACATTGGTCATTGTCTGAATTCCATTGGCTTTCAAATCGGAATTGCGAATCGTATATTTTCCTATTTTAACTTCACCAGTATCTTCGTAGGTTGAAGACGGAGTTACTTTCCCCATATCGAGCGCGGCTGCCATAGCAAGCGGTTTAAATACCGACCCTGGTTCATACTGATCAGATACGGCTGAATTAATAAAAGTTTCTATATCTTCAACTTCATTATAATTATTGGCGTCAAAAATTGGAGCATTACACATCGCAAGCACCGCACCGGTAGAAGGATCCATAACAATCGCACTGCCTTCGCTGGCCCCGTGCTTTTGTACCGCCTCTGCCAGTTTATCGCAGACGAAAAACTGAACAGCGT is a window from the Patescibacteria group bacterium genome containing:
- a CDS encoding penicillin-binding protein 2, with protein sequence MSAKRYAKTGKRQKYGRADSNRKPKRFTRINVLAGVFVFCLVVIVIRLFSLQILQHSFYEAMAAGQHAISQLLLPDRGEILSYDNYSDEPHSVATNLDVNLVFAVPKSIENPEETADKLSNYFNLDKEMLVNKLSKENDVYEPIVHNVSDEKWEELKKMEIPGVDAITERSRYYPEKETFSHLTGFIGFSDDQRVGQYGIEGYFDKELSGEQGFLNTEQDAKGTWITVGNTSLEEAKDGDSIVLTIDHAVQFFVCDKLAEAVQKHGASEGSAIVMDPSTGAVLAMCNAPIFDANNYNEVEDIETFINSAVSDQYEPGSVFKPLAMAAALDMGKVTPSSTYEDTGEVKIGKYTIRNSDLKANGIQTMTNVLELSLNTGAIYSVQQIGNEAFYQYVQDFGFGEKTGIELDGENPGDISSLSKLGDIYSATASYGQGITVTPIQLISAYAAAVNGGKLMKPYVVEKVIKENGFEVKTEPEFIRQVISAETSRTLRAMLVSVVNKGHAARAQIKGYFIGGKTGTAQIARTDGAGYDVSRHNDTFVGFTPVDDPKFVVLTKINDPKGVAWAESTAVPLFGEIMKFLVDYYQIPPDEVQ